A region from the bacterium BMS3Abin08 genome encodes:
- the ilvC gene encoding ketol-acid reductoisomerase has translation MIKAYYDKDANLDALKGKKICIMGYGSQGHAHANNLRDSGMDVIVGLRKGGSWEKAEASGFTVMTPAEASKVADIIMILLPDELQADIYNRAIAPNMNNSAYLAFAHGFNIHFGQIVPPAETNVFMVAPKGPGHLVRSEYTKGSGVPCLLAIHQDPSGNTREIGLAYASAIGGGRAGTLETSFREETETDLFGEQVVLCGGLTALIQAAYETLVEAGYAPEMAYFECLHEVKLITDLIYEGGIANMRYSISNTAQYGDLTRGPRVIDESVKAEMKKILSEIQSGRFAREWMLECKANKPVFNALTREGERHPIEDIGKKLRAMMPWMKKEKLVDRSKA, from the coding sequence ATGATCAAGGCATACTATGATAAAGATGCAAACCTTGATGCATTGAAGGGGAAAAAGATATGCATCATGGGCTACGGCAGCCAGGGACATGCCCATGCCAACAATCTCAGGGACAGCGGCATGGATGTAATAGTCGGTCTCAGGAAGGGCGGGAGCTGGGAAAAGGCAGAGGCATCGGGGTTTACCGTTATGACACCCGCCGAGGCCTCGAAGGTTGCCGATATCATCATGATTCTCCTCCCCGACGAACTGCAGGCGGACATCTATAACAGGGCGATTGCTCCCAACATGAACAACAGCGCCTACCTTGCCTTTGCTCATGGATTCAATATCCACTTCGGACAGATCGTGCCGCCGGCCGAAACAAACGTCTTCATGGTTGCCCCCAAAGGCCCCGGACACCTCGTCAGGAGTGAGTACACAAAGGGAAGCGGTGTGCCCTGCCTTCTTGCCATTCATCAGGATCCATCAGGTAATACCAGAGAGATAGGGCTCGCCTACGCATCGGCAATCGGCGGTGGAAGGGCGGGAACACTGGAAACCTCATTCAGGGAAGAGACGGAAACAGACCTCTTTGGCGAACAGGTCGTCCTCTGTGGGGGCCTGACCGCCCTGATACAGGCGGCTTACGAGACACTTGTGGAGGCAGGCTATGCCCCGGAGATGGCGTATTTCGAGTGCCTGCACGAGGTGAAGCTCATAACCGACCTCATCTACGAAGGGGGTATAGCAAACATGCGTTACTCCATAAGCAATACCGCCCAGTACGGCGACCTTACGAGGGGGCCGAGGGTGATAGATGAATCGGTAAAGGCAGAGATGAAGAAGATCCTTTCCGAGATACAGTCAGGCCGGTTCGCCCGTGAGTGGATGCTCGAGTGCAAGGCAAACAAGCCCGTCTTTAACGCCCTCACAAGAGAAGGAGAGAGACATCCCATCGAGGATATAGGCAAAAAGCTCCGCGCCATGATGCCGTGGATGAAAAAAGAGAAGCTCGTTGACAGATCGAAGGCCTGA
- the fabF_1 gene encoding 3-oxoacyl-[acyl-carrier-protein] synthase 2, which yields MAEKRRRVVITGLGAVTPLGTDFPASWRSLIRGESGLGISGRAEAEALPWRITGEVRGFDPLGFMDSRELRRVDRFVRMALGATLEAVKDASLEVDRDTMVLIGSSRGGISGIEDALVGRITGGRSFSAYLMPSTTVSMAASYVSMRLGLFGYGMGISSACASGAIAIGEAFRLISTGYGDVAVAGGAESPICMTCVEGYGRMGVLSKGSDYTASRPFDSERDGFVLSEGASVVILEERQSALNRGARIYAEIRGYSNITSPVSQTAPSLEGEVEVMMRALKEAGACASDVVCVNAHGTSTRAGDRVEAEAIRAVSGGGVAVTANKSMTGHMLAGSGAFEVATTAMGIYSGVVPPTINFEKTDDGEDLKVVTVATPLDAGVSITNSFGFGGINASLVLAGPAYK from the coding sequence ATGGCTGAAAAAAGAAGAAGAGTGGTAATAACGGGGTTGGGAGCCGTGACCCCACTTGGCACGGATTTTCCCGCGTCCTGGCGCTCCCTGATAAGGGGTGAGTCCGGGCTGGGAATTTCAGGGAGAGCTGAGGCGGAAGCCCTTCCATGGAGGATTACCGGTGAAGTCAGAGGGTTTGATCCTCTCGGGTTTATGGACTCCAGGGAGTTAAGACGCGTTGACAGGTTTGTCCGGATGGCCCTTGGCGCAACCCTTGAGGCCGTAAAGGATGCATCACTGGAGGTCGACAGGGATACAATGGTGCTGATCGGATCAAGCAGGGGGGGGATATCGGGCATTGAGGATGCCTTGGTAGGCCGGATTACAGGGGGAAGATCCTTTTCCGCCTATCTGATGCCTTCGACAACTGTGAGCATGGCGGCTTCATACGTATCCATGCGGCTGGGACTCTTCGGATATGGCATGGGTATCTCTTCTGCCTGTGCATCGGGTGCAATTGCCATAGGAGAGGCCTTCAGGCTAATCAGTACGGGGTACGGGGATGTTGCCGTTGCAGGTGGCGCCGAGTCCCCTATCTGCATGACCTGTGTCGAGGGCTATGGCAGGATGGGTGTGCTGTCAAAGGGGAGTGATTATACGGCGAGCCGTCCCTTTGACAGTGAGCGTGACGGGTTTGTTCTGTCCGAGGGGGCCTCTGTCGTGATACTTGAAGAACGGCAGAGCGCCTTAAACAGGGGTGCACGGATATATGCAGAGATCAGGGGGTATTCGAATATCACCTCTCCCGTGAGTCAGACCGCACCATCCCTTGAGGGAGAAGTGGAGGTGATGATGAGGGCACTGAAGGAGGCCGGGGCCTGCGCTTCGGATGTTGTCTGTGTGAATGCCCACGGGACCTCTACCAGGGCCGGCGACCGGGTGGAGGCGGAGGCCATCAGGGCGGTCTCCGGAGGAGGGGTTGCGGTAACGGCTAATAAGTCGATGACGGGACATATGCTTGCTGGATCAGGCGCCTTTGAGGTGGCGACTACAGCCATGGGTATCTACAGTGGAGTTGTGCCCCCAACGATAAACTTTGAAAAAACGGATGATGGGGAGGATTTGAAGGTGGTTACCGTCGCCACCCCGCTGGATGCCGGCGTATCCATAACCAACTCTTTCGGGTTCGGGGGCATAAATGCCTCCCTGGTGCTCGCCGGTCCGGCATATAAGTAG
- the scpA gene encoding segregation and condensation protein A translates to MYNSKMDGKGYKVRLPLFEGPLDLLLHLISGNKIDIYDIPIAGITRQYLDYLELMKELNLDIAGEFLVMAATLIQIKTRMLLPVDEDIPPEEREDPRIELVERLLEYQAFKDVALALKDRRESWADYVWREPSVPDDPEDEGEPCLFDVNIYDLIGAFKKLLDTASIEEVEITRETLTVKDRMNLIVERIDSSNAIRFEDVFEDEYTRDYLIVTFLALLELLRLGVLRVYQERPFGRIWLIAGTDEGSPSERVY, encoded by the coding sequence ATGTATAATTCCAAAATGGACGGGAAGGGATACAAAGTGCGGTTGCCTCTCTTTGAAGGTCCGCTCGACCTTCTTCTGCACCTTATAAGCGGGAACAAGATTGATATCTATGATATTCCCATTGCCGGGATTACCCGTCAGTACCTTGACTATCTTGAGTTGATGAAGGAGTTGAATCTCGATATTGCGGGAGAGTTTCTCGTGATGGCGGCCACCCTGATCCAGATAAAGACGAGGATGCTTCTTCCTGTGGATGAAGATATTCCTCCCGAGGAGAGGGAGGACCCGCGGATAGAACTGGTTGAAAGGCTCCTTGAGTACCAGGCATTCAAGGACGTTGCCCTTGCACTGAAGGACAGGCGGGAATCATGGGCTGATTACGTCTGGAGGGAGCCTTCCGTGCCTGATGATCCGGAGGATGAAGGGGAGCCATGCCTCTTCGACGTCAATATATACGACCTGATCGGGGCCTTCAAAAAGCTCCTCGACACGGCCTCTATTGAGGAAGTGGAGATTACAAGAGAGACCCTCACCGTCAAGGACAGGATGAACCTGATAGTTGAGCGGATAGACAGCAGTAATGCAATCAGGTTCGAGGATGTGTTTGAGGATGAATATACGAGGGACTACCTTATAGTTACCTTTCTTGCTCTTCTTGAGCTGTTGAGGCTCGGGGTGTTGAGGGTCTATCAGGAGAGGCCCTTTGGGCGGATCTGGTTGATTGCCGGGACGGATGAGGGGTCCCCGTCTGAACGGGTTTATTAA